Proteins from a single region of Companilactobacillus farciminis KCTC 3681 = DSM 20184:
- the dtd gene encoding D-aminoacyl-tRNA deacylase, with product MKVVIQRVSEAKVSVDEKALGQIGQGLCLLVAFADEDTEETLEYMARKIANMRIFSDADDKMNLSIKDVDGKILSISQFTLYADTKHGNRPSFTGAGNFEASSRKYDHFNELLRGYDLTVETGEFGADMQVSLTNDGPVTILMER from the coding sequence ATGAAAGTAGTAATACAACGAGTATCAGAAGCTAAAGTTTCTGTTGACGAAAAAGCACTCGGCCAGATTGGTCAGGGACTTTGTTTGTTAGTGGCTTTTGCGGATGAAGATACAGAAGAAACACTTGAGTACATGGCACGCAAGATTGCTAATATGCGCATTTTTTCAGATGCTGATGATAAAATGAATTTATCGATCAAAGATGTCGATGGAAAAATCCTCTCAATTTCGCAATTTACTTTATATGCAGATACAAAGCATGGTAATCGTCCTAGTTTTACTGGAGCTGGCAATTTTGAGGCTTCTAGTCGCAAGTACGATCATTTTAATGAATTGCTAAGAGGTTATGATTTAACTGTTGAAACTGGTGAATTTGGCGCTGATATGCAAGTATCATTAACCAATGACGGACCAGTAACTATTTTAATGGAGAGATAA
- the prmA gene encoding 50S ribosomal protein L11 methyltransferase, protein MIWKKITVAIPNDFDPEIISDVFMRVGANGTEMVDDEDQTVKTKINSYFDENNYNEAILTNLKTQIKKLPEFGFDIAGVEVSVSELDDSSWENEWKQYYHPVKISRYLTVVPNWVDYQPSHPDEHIIVMDPGKSFGTGTHPTTYSCMQALELILGDAKSLYDVGTGSGILSIQARQLGVKDIQAFDLDPEAVAAAKENIKLNPGCEDIEVFENSLLDGVDGKVDVIVANILADVIQQFIPDIDRHLNKNGFVVLSGIINEKEALITKQMEEIGFVVLEAFHLKGWSTLICRRKEEFEAEDGAILR, encoded by the coding sequence ATGATTTGGAAAAAAATAACCGTCGCTATTCCTAATGATTTCGATCCAGAAATTATTTCGGATGTATTTATGCGTGTTGGTGCTAATGGTACGGAAATGGTCGATGACGAAGACCAAACTGTCAAAACTAAGATCAATTCTTATTTTGACGAAAATAATTATAATGAAGCAATTTTAACCAATTTAAAAACGCAAATAAAAAAACTACCTGAATTTGGCTTTGATATTGCTGGTGTGGAAGTTTCAGTCAGTGAACTCGACGACAGCAGTTGGGAAAATGAATGGAAGCAATACTATCATCCAGTAAAAATCAGTCGTTATTTGACGGTAGTTCCTAATTGGGTCGACTATCAACCAAGTCATCCTGATGAACACATTATCGTAATGGATCCAGGTAAGTCCTTTGGTACAGGAACTCATCCAACGACTTATTCTTGTATGCAAGCTTTGGAATTGATCCTAGGTGATGCGAAATCTTTGTATGATGTGGGAACTGGTTCAGGGATTTTATCTATTCAAGCACGCCAATTAGGTGTCAAAGATATTCAGGCGTTTGACCTTGATCCAGAAGCGGTTGCGGCTGCTAAGGAGAATATTAAGTTGAATCCCGGTTGTGAAGATATCGAAGTATTCGAAAATTCACTATTAGACGGTGTTGATGGCAAAGTTGACGTTATCGTGGCAAATATTTTAGCTGATGTGATTCAACAATTTATTCCTGATATTGACCGTCATTTAAATAAGAACGGTTTTGTCGTCTTATCTGGTATCATTAATGAAAAGGAAGCTTTGATCACTAAGCAAATGGAAGAAATTGGTTTCGTTGTTTTAGAAGCCTTCCATTTAAAAGGTTGGTCAACGTTAATTTGTAGAAGAAAAGAAGAGTTCGAGGCAGAAGATGGAGCAATACTTCGTTAA
- a CDS encoding RsmE family RNA methyltransferase: MEQYFVKQAITTNNLTIEDQEIFRHAIKVLRHKNGDVIYLVDPTEKLFKATITNVAVEEKQFQVDLELLDWASTELPIDVTVACSLSKKDKIEWITQKSTELGAKTIIFFSSKYSIMNWKKNVVEKKVARLQEIAKNAAQQSKRRVIPEVIYLNSLKDLVDYKTEANLVAYEESAKQGEISLLAQTLNKNPKSTLCAFGPEGGFAPDEIDYLNQNDFLSVGLGPRIMRAETAPMYFLSVLSYKYELTVK; encoded by the coding sequence ATGGAGCAATACTTCGTTAAACAAGCAATTACTACTAATAATTTAACAATTGAAGATCAAGAAATATTTCGTCATGCCATCAAAGTTTTGCGTCACAAAAATGGCGATGTGATCTATTTAGTCGATCCCACTGAAAAATTATTTAAAGCGACAATTACAAATGTTGCTGTTGAAGAAAAACAATTTCAAGTTGATTTAGAGTTGTTGGATTGGGCAAGTACTGAATTGCCAATTGATGTGACGGTTGCTTGTTCATTATCTAAAAAAGACAAAATTGAATGGATCACACAGAAGTCGACTGAGTTGGGTGCTAAAACGATTATTTTCTTCTCGTCCAAATATTCAATTATGAATTGGAAGAAAAACGTCGTTGAGAAAAAAGTTGCTCGCTTACAAGAAATTGCCAAGAATGCGGCTCAACAATCAAAACGTCGAGTAATTCCTGAAGTTATTTATCTAAATTCTTTGAAGGATTTAGTTGATTACAAAACTGAAGCTAATTTAGTAGCCTATGAAGAGTCAGCTAAGCAGGGTGAAATCAGCCTTTTGGCGCAAACTTTAAACAAAAACCCCAAGTCAACTTTATGTGCTTTTGGACCTGAAGGTGGTTTCGCTCCAGATGAAATCGATTATTTGAACCAAAATGACTTTTTGTCGGTTGGATTGGGACCAAGAATCATGCGAGCTGAAACAGCCCCCATGTACTTCTTATCAGTGCTATCATATAAGTATGAATTAACGGTAAAATGA
- a CDS encoding RelA/SpoT family protein has translation MKKNNMDYTPEQVLDICRGYMNDEHVEFVNKAYNFAAYVHKEQKRATGEPYIIHPTQVAQILASLHMDPYTVAAGYLHDVVEDTNVTLGDVKELFGDQVATIVDGVTKISKYKYHSHQELLAENHRKMLLATAKDLRVIMVKLADRLHNMRTLKALRPDKQRRIANETLEIYAPLADRLGISKIKWELEDLSLHYINPQQYYRIVHLMNSKRDQREAYIAEAIDYIKKNVDALGIKYDIYGRPKHIYSIYKKMRDKHKQFSELYDLLAIRIVVDSVKDCYAVLGSIHSKWKPIPGRFKDYIAVPKANGYQSLHTTIIGPGGQPLEVQIRTFEMHQVAEYGVAAHWAYKEGNFEGVHLDDNEQKIDVFREILELQENSDNASDFMKSVKGEIFNDRVYVFTPQGEVIELPKGAVTLDFAYQVHTEVGNHSIGAKINGRMVPLNYQLKNGDIVEMLTNSSSQPSRDWVNVVFTSRARNKIKRYFRTKDREENIVLGREAVENEFKNRSLSSKKYLDKKHLEIAMKIFNFTDTDELFNAVGYGELSPINVVHKLVSEDPDRKKEAEKKELEEQVITDTEEAPQPKSDSPKLKKERNNGNNSISVQGIDNLLIRLAKCCNPIPGDKIVGYITKGRGLTIHRADCPNVQSEEAKRRFIDVSWDNVTKEKRYTAELDVYAFNRNGLINEVLQVINSNTNTLNNVIGRLDKEKMAIIHVSIGVNNKEHLDSIISKLKNIPNVYEIKRTVA, from the coding sequence ATGAAAAAAAATAATATGGACTATACGCCAGAACAAGTATTAGACATTTGTCGTGGCTATATGAATGATGAACACGTTGAGTTTGTGAATAAAGCTTATAATTTTGCAGCCTACGTACATAAAGAACAAAAGCGCGCTACGGGTGAACCTTACATAATTCATCCTACTCAAGTAGCCCAAATTTTGGCCTCGTTACATATGGACCCATATACGGTTGCTGCCGGTTATTTGCATGACGTGGTTGAGGATACCAACGTTACTTTGGGGGACGTCAAAGAATTATTCGGTGACCAAGTAGCAACGATTGTTGATGGCGTCACAAAAATTAGCAAGTACAAATACCATTCACATCAAGAACTATTGGCTGAAAACCACCGTAAGATGTTGTTAGCAACTGCGAAAGATTTGCGTGTCATCATGGTCAAATTGGCCGATAGATTGCACAACATGAGAACTCTAAAAGCTTTGCGCCCAGACAAACAACGTCGAATTGCTAATGAAACTTTGGAAATCTACGCACCATTGGCTGACCGTTTAGGTATCAGTAAGATCAAATGGGAACTAGAAGACCTTTCCTTGCATTACATCAATCCTCAACAGTATTACCGGATTGTTCATTTGATGAATAGTAAACGTGATCAGCGTGAAGCATACATTGCCGAAGCTATCGATTATATCAAGAAAAACGTCGATGCTTTAGGAATCAAGTACGATATTTACGGTCGTCCTAAGCATATTTATTCAATTTATAAGAAGATGCGTGACAAACATAAACAATTTTCCGAATTGTATGATTTGTTGGCTATCCGAATCGTAGTTGATTCAGTCAAAGACTGTTACGCCGTTCTTGGTTCAATTCACTCCAAGTGGAAGCCAATTCCTGGGCGTTTCAAAGATTATATCGCTGTACCAAAGGCCAATGGCTATCAATCATTGCATACGACTATCATCGGACCCGGTGGACAACCACTAGAAGTTCAAATCAGAACATTTGAAATGCACCAAGTTGCTGAATATGGTGTTGCCGCTCACTGGGCTTATAAGGAAGGTAATTTCGAAGGTGTTCATTTAGACGACAACGAACAAAAAATCGATGTCTTCCGTGAGATTTTGGAATTGCAGGAAAACTCCGACAACGCTTCTGATTTCATGAAGTCTGTCAAAGGTGAAATTTTCAACGACCGTGTCTATGTCTTTACCCCTCAAGGCGAAGTTATCGAATTGCCAAAGGGTGCGGTAACACTGGATTTTGCTTACCAAGTCCACACAGAAGTCGGTAATCACTCAATCGGTGCCAAAATCAATGGCAGAATGGTGCCTTTGAATTATCAATTAAAGAATGGCGATATCGTTGAAATGTTGACGAATTCCAGCTCTCAACCAAGTCGTGACTGGGTCAATGTTGTCTTCACATCTAGAGCTAGAAATAAAATCAAACGTTACTTTAGAACAAAAGACCGTGAAGAGAACATCGTTTTAGGTCGTGAGGCGGTTGAAAACGAATTTAAGAATCGTTCGTTATCAAGTAAAAAATATCTTGATAAAAAGCATCTAGAAATTGCCATGAAGATCTTTAACTTTACGGATACAGATGAATTGTTCAATGCGGTCGGTTACGGAGAACTTTCGCCAATCAACGTGGTTCACAAATTAGTCAGTGAAGACCCCGATCGCAAAAAAGAAGCTGAGAAAAAAGAGCTTGAAGAACAAGTTATTACTGATACTGAAGAAGCTCCTCAACCAAAATCGGATAGTCCTAAGTTAAAGAAAGAACGTAACAACGGCAATAACAGTATTTCTGTTCAAGGGATCGATAACCTTTTGATTCGTTTGGCAAAATGCTGCAATCCAATTCCTGGAGACAAGATTGTCGGTTATATCACTAAAGGCCGTGGTCTGACGATTCACCGTGCCGACTGTCCTAATGTTCAAAGTGAAGAAGCTAAGCGTCGTTTTATCGATGTCAGCTGGGACAATGTTACTAAAGAAAAACGCTACACCGCAGAATTGGACGTTTATGCCTTCAACCGTAATGGTTTGATCAACGAAGTTTTACAAGTAATTAATTCGAATACGAATACTTTGAACAATGTTATCGGTCGTTTGGACAAGGAAAAGATGGCTATCATTCACGTAAGTATTGGTGTTAATAATAAGGAGCATTTGGATAGCATTATTTCTAAATTGAAGAATATTCCTAATGTATATGAAATAAAGAGGACGGTAGCTTAG
- a CDS encoding aminoacyl-tRNA deacylase produces the protein MSKKKKIQKTLVEKILDKEKVTYEPMTFETEADGDTQELVTDKNSRDGYKIYKTLVLTGNKTGPLVGMLPLDKHLSYKKLAKISGNKKVGMVPLKDLVKTSGFEHGANSPVGIHSLHNYPIYFAKEADEAEKIIVSAGKIGQSLLIEPHELAKVVNAEFGDFAVDNPE, from the coding sequence ATGAGCAAAAAAAAGAAGATTCAAAAAACGTTAGTCGAAAAGATTCTCGACAAAGAAAAAGTAACTTACGAACCAATGACTTTTGAAACAGAAGCCGATGGTGACACGCAAGAACTAGTTACTGATAAAAATTCCCGTGATGGCTACAAAATTTATAAGACACTTGTATTAACTGGCAATAAGACTGGTCCTTTAGTTGGTATGTTGCCTTTAGATAAACATTTGAGCTATAAGAAACTAGCTAAGATTTCTGGCAATAAAAAAGTTGGTATGGTTCCACTAAAGGATTTAGTCAAGACTAGTGGATTTGAACATGGTGCCAACAGTCCAGTCGGTATTCATTCATTGCACAACTATCCCATTTACTTTGCTAAAGAAGCCGATGAAGCTGAGAAAATTATCGTTTCTGCTGGTAAAATTGGTCAATCATTATTAATTGAACCACACGAATTAGCTAAAGTTGTTAACGCTGAATTTGGCGACTTCGCTGTTGACAATCCAGAATAA
- a CDS encoding HAD-IA family hydrolase codes for MKSIVWDFDDTIANSYPGIVSATQKSLRENFGISLSKDTIFKESKKTSVRRFVTELLEDQEDVDQAVKVFYATYYRYEKEYHDKITLIPHVLKELKYCDSKHYMQFIITHRDQSIYDLAKTLGIEHFFKEIISVEDGHKRKPDPEMLNYLIEKYGLNKDELWVIGDRQIDVDFGQSVGAHTILFNSEDVDFKYEHKVSDISEIEQII; via the coding sequence ATGAAAAGTATTGTTTGGGACTTTGATGATACGATTGCTAACAGTTATCCAGGGATCGTCTCGGCGACACAAAAATCCCTTCGCGAAAACTTTGGCATTAGTTTATCAAAAGATACAATTTTTAAGGAATCCAAAAAGACCTCTGTTCGTAGATTCGTAACAGAACTTTTGGAAGATCAAGAAGACGTGGATCAAGCGGTTAAAGTTTTTTATGCCACTTATTATCGCTACGAAAAGGAATATCATGACAAGATAACTTTGATACCACACGTCTTAAAAGAGTTGAAATATTGCGATAGTAAACATTACATGCAGTTTATTATTACACATCGTGATCAATCGATTTATGATTTAGCTAAAACACTCGGTATTGAACACTTTTTCAAGGAAATCATCAGTGTTGAAGATGGTCATAAGAGAAAGCCTGATCCAGAAATGCTGAATTATTTGATTGAAAAATATGGCTTGAACAAAGATGAATTATGGGTCATAGGTGACCGTCAAATTGATGTCGACTTCGGTCAAAGTGTTGGCGCGCATACGATTCTTTTCAATTCTGAAGATGTAGATTTTAAGTATGAGCATAAGGTTAGCGATATCAGCGAAATCGAACAAATTATCTAA
- a CDS encoding MFS transporter → MKSKHNILTLFATSFMSFMQLLDASIVNVAIPSLTKDLHVPMNRAEWIVSVYLIMICMLLLFWGRMADQIGYIKIFQTGTIFFTLGSLICALSPSLYLLLIGRVVQGLGASMSMATNIGIIAMIFPMHQRGRAYGINSIIAQLGNISGPGLGGLILGVLSWHWIFIINIPIGIIVYIYGRFMFPKEARRSKEIAYDWTGLVTYSIAIATFFISIFMGQDIGFGNRNVWLILIVSLIFWAIFFYVEKHKEEPLINLKIFKISRLTLSLVSALIVFSIGYYANVIMPFYLTNFRSLSTSLTGLIMMAIPFANVIAAPIAGYFTDKYNAASVSIFNLFIYAIPIIFLTLISGKENLVIFTFMLLFLGVGNGGFQNNPMIMGYAPQEYQGIAGSLAALFRNLGMGIGVSIATTSLYSGMSFKAGKQIAYYPTNHPSWFLNGMHFAYLTALGLLILAIVLVYSIHKIDKKEALGKR, encoded by the coding sequence ATGAAAAGTAAACATAATATTTTGACACTCTTTGCGACCAGTTTCATGTCGTTCATGCAATTATTGGATGCTTCGATCGTCAATGTGGCGATACCTAGCTTAACAAAAGATTTACATGTACCAATGAACCGAGCCGAATGGATCGTGTCAGTCTATTTGATTATGATTTGTATGCTGCTGTTATTTTGGGGAAGAATGGCAGATCAAATTGGATATATTAAGATTTTTCAGACAGGAACGATTTTCTTTACCTTAGGATCGTTGATCTGTGCGTTGAGTCCTAGTTTGTATTTGTTGCTAATAGGACGAGTCGTACAAGGATTAGGGGCTAGTATGAGTATGGCTACGAATATTGGAATTATTGCGATGATTTTCCCAATGCATCAACGTGGGCGTGCTTATGGAATCAACAGTATTATTGCTCAGTTAGGTAATATCTCTGGACCAGGTTTGGGGGGCTTGATTTTAGGAGTTTTATCGTGGCATTGGATTTTTATTATCAATATTCCAATTGGAATTATTGTTTATATTTATGGACGATTCATGTTTCCAAAAGAGGCACGTCGTTCTAAAGAAATTGCCTATGATTGGACTGGTTTAGTTACGTATTCAATAGCTATTGCAACGTTCTTTATCAGTATCTTTATGGGACAAGATATTGGTTTTGGCAATAGGAATGTTTGGCTGATTTTGATAGTCAGTTTAATTTTTTGGGCAATCTTTTTCTATGTCGAAAAGCATAAAGAAGAGCCTTTGATCAATTTGAAAATATTCAAGATATCTCGCTTAACTTTGAGTTTAGTGAGTGCTTTGATCGTCTTTTCAATCGGTTATTACGCTAACGTAATTATGCCGTTTTATTTAACTAATTTCCGTTCACTAAGTACTTCATTAACGGGATTGATCATGATGGCAATTCCATTTGCAAATGTGATTGCTGCTCCGATTGCTGGCTATTTTACGGATAAATACAATGCAGCCAGTGTTTCAATTTTTAACTTGTTCATCTATGCTATACCGATTATTTTCTTGACTTTAATCTCTGGCAAAGAGAATTTAGTTATCTTTACGTTCATGTTATTGTTCTTAGGAGTCGGCAATGGTGGCTTCCAAAATAATCCAATGATCATGGGTTATGCACCTCAGGAATATCAAGGAATTGCTGGTAGTTTAGCAGCCTTATTCAGAAATCTTGGGATGGGTATCGGTGTCAGTATAGCAACGACTAGCTTGTATTCGGGAATGAGTTTTAAAGCTGGCAAACAGATTGCATATTATCCAACGAATCATCCAAGTTGGTTTTTGAATGGGATGCATTTTGCTTATTTAACGGCTTTAGGATTGTTGATTTTGGCAATAGTTTTAGTTTATTCGATTCATAAAATAGATAAAAAAGAAGCTCTAGGTAAGAGATGA
- a CDS encoding N-acetylmuramoyl-L-alanine amidase, producing the protein MKNRILVAILLLLALSSWSTVALASANAVVVQSDSVNVRVGPGLSYANMGQVKKGDKLAILDEKNKWYQVRLSGDKIGWVASWLIDNTEVSSATNKVGIVKVPNTTVFKSADANSDVLGTIEQSQKVTIMYQEQDWTQILYSGTAGWVKSSFIQGTDKTSGSTNASNSSNSSDNDIKKVTVTQPNTKLRIEPDQNGRVVKTAKVGKQFDYLGKDGKWYKVRDSDGSVGYVASWVVTISGTKSAVKSAATNISEATIVIDPGHGGDDSGAESKKSTYEKNFTLAYAKAIKQQLEKTGARVVLTRSGDDSKSLGQRARLSSKIQADAFISLHFDSSAQANAGSGLTTYYYNKNKDGELADDLNSQLKSLAIGNRGTAQKDLYVLHYNSQPSVLIELGYINSKSDYKYISSAKYKQQVATDVTNGLKEYFK; encoded by the coding sequence ATGAAGAACCGGATTCTTGTTGCTATTTTATTATTACTCGCCTTGTCCAGTTGGTCGACAGTAGCTTTAGCAAGTGCCAATGCTGTTGTCGTTCAATCTGACTCCGTCAATGTTCGTGTTGGACCAGGCCTTTCCTACGCCAACATGGGCCAAGTTAAAAAAGGTGACAAACTAGCCATCTTAGACGAAAAAAATAAATGGTATCAAGTAAGATTATCTGGAGATAAAATTGGCTGGGTCGCCAGCTGGTTGATCGACAATACTGAGGTAAGTTCGGCAACCAATAAAGTGGGAATCGTCAAGGTTCCAAATACGACTGTCTTCAAGAGTGCCGATGCCAATAGTGACGTCTTAGGTACAATTGAACAATCACAAAAAGTTACTATCATGTATCAAGAACAAGATTGGACACAGATTTTGTACAGTGGTACTGCTGGTTGGGTCAAGTCGAGTTTTATTCAGGGGACTGATAAGACATCAGGTTCAACTAATGCTTCTAACTCTTCTAATTCATCCGACAATGATATTAAGAAAGTCACAGTTACCCAACCTAATACCAAGTTAAGAATCGAACCTGACCAAAACGGCCGAGTTGTAAAAACAGCTAAAGTCGGTAAACAATTTGATTATCTTGGAAAAGATGGCAAATGGTATAAAGTCCGTGATTCCGATGGTTCTGTTGGATACGTTGCTAGCTGGGTCGTAACTATTTCTGGTACTAAGAGTGCTGTTAAATCAGCCGCCACTAATATTTCTGAAGCCACAATCGTAATTGACCCTGGACACGGTGGCGACGATTCTGGTGCGGAATCAAAGAAGAGTACTTACGAAAAGAACTTTACCCTCGCCTACGCCAAAGCTATCAAGCAACAACTAGAAAAGACTGGTGCACGTGTAGTCTTAACGAGATCAGGCGATGACAGTAAATCACTTGGTCAAAGAGCTCGTTTGTCTAGTAAAATTCAGGCTGATGCTTTCATCAGTCTTCACTTCGATTCCAGTGCCCAAGCAAATGCCGGTTCTGGTTTGACAACTTACTACTACAACAAAAATAAAGATGGCGAATTGGCCGATGACTTAAATAGTCAGTTAAAGAGTCTGGCTATCGGCAACCGTGGTACTGCTCAAAAAGACCTTTACGTCTTGCATTACAACAGCCAACCATCTGTTTTGATTGAACTAGGTTATATCAATTCCAAATCTGATTATAAATACATCAGTTCAGCTAAGTACAAACAACAAGTTGCAACCGACGTAACTAATGGTTTGAAAGAATACTTCAAGTAA
- a CDS encoding M20/M25/M40 family metallo-hydrolase: MDKAQRLSILDDLIKLETVNGNEEKVANYLKDLLEKHGIETELNKYDDNRFNLIANIKKGDGPILGLTGHADVVSTVNDDEWNYGPFNPKHIDGKIFGRGSSDMKGGLAGMAIAMIELNEDPDFAGNLRFLVTVGEEIGELGAAKLAKEGYVDDVKAIVVGEPSNSTSRLAMEQLVHAGLIELNGQKPETRMAAFCAHKGSVTYKVISRGRAAHSSMPEMGINALDNLVTYFNKQKEYFTDLVKLEDDVLGSTKPSVTVMNGGNQENTIPDYAELTAKIRTIPEYTNDKVIADIQNLIDKLNQADPRMKLELKLLSSNLPVKTELDSDFIKLVKASYKDVLGVNIAAVGAPGGTDASQFVQANPDLDVVVAGPGNESAHQVNEFVFEDDYLKYIDIYKTMARRFFA, encoded by the coding sequence ATGGACAAAGCACAAAGACTCAGTATTTTAGATGATTTAATCAAATTGGAAACTGTAAATGGCAATGAGGAAAAAGTAGCCAACTATCTAAAGGACCTTTTGGAGAAACACGGTATTGAAACTGAATTAAACAAATATGATGACAATCGTTTCAATTTGATTGCTAACATCAAAAAAGGCGATGGCCCAATCTTAGGTTTGACTGGTCACGCTGATGTTGTTTCAACTGTAAACGATGATGAATGGAATTATGGTCCATTTAATCCCAAACACATCGACGGCAAAATCTTCGGTCGTGGTTCATCTGATATGAAAGGTGGACTAGCTGGTATGGCCATTGCTATGATCGAATTAAATGAAGATCCTGACTTTGCTGGCAATCTACGTTTCCTAGTTACTGTTGGTGAAGAAATCGGTGAACTAGGTGCTGCTAAATTGGCTAAAGAAGGTTACGTTGATGATGTCAAAGCTATCGTTGTCGGTGAACCAAGTAATTCTACTTCTCGTTTAGCTATGGAACAATTAGTTCACGCCGGTTTGATTGAGCTCAATGGTCAAAAACCAGAAACACGTATGGCAGCTTTTTGTGCCCACAAAGGTTCAGTAACTTACAAAGTAATTTCTCGCGGTCGTGCAGCTCACAGCTCAATGCCTGAAATGGGAATCAATGCTTTGGACAACTTAGTTACTTACTTCAATAAGCAAAAAGAATACTTCACAGATTTAGTTAAATTGGAAGATGATGTACTAGGTTCAACAAAGCCTTCAGTCACAGTTATGAACGGTGGTAATCAAGAAAACACCATCCCCGACTACGCTGAATTGACTGCTAAAATTAGAACAATTCCTGAATACACGAATGATAAAGTAATTGCTGATATCCAAAACTTGATCGACAAATTAAATCAAGCTGATCCTAGAATGAAATTGGAACTCAAGCTTTTGAGCAGCAATTTGCCTGTTAAGACTGAACTTGACTCTGACTTTATTAAATTAGTTAAAGCTAGTTACAAAGATGTTCTCGGTGTAAACATTGCAGCTGTCGGCGCTCCCGGTGGTACTGATGCCTCACAATTTGTCCAAGCTAACCCTGATTTGGATGTTGTAGTCGCAGGTCCTGGTAATGAAAGTGCTCATCAAGTTAACGAGTTTGTTTTCGAAGATGACTATTTGAAGTATATCGATATTTATAAGACTATGGCTCGTCGTTTTTTTGCATAG
- a CDS encoding helix-turn-helix domain-containing protein — translation MPRSKHSLQEKLDLVLGFKESTYPLRTFARKNNIVHKTFRRWVHLFDQYGIDGLKEITKRTKYSYKFKLQVVTDYLEGKGSLETIAYKYGLRNTFQVSDWVFKYNNGKLLKDGSPRKKNSIMKKKITFEERIEIVEYVVKGKHTYKEAAEKYSISYQQVRSWVLKSKDGGYKALIDGRGHHKAKDDLTELDKAHLKIRELESQLKDQKLIEEFAKKLQEIQHRG, via the coding sequence ATGCCTAGAAGTAAACACTCACTTCAAGAAAAGCTAGATTTAGTGCTAGGATTCAAAGAGTCAACTTATCCACTCAGAACATTTGCCAGAAAAAATAATATTGTTCATAAAACTTTTCGTAGATGGGTCCATCTCTTCGATCAATATGGAATCGACGGCCTGAAGGAAATAACAAAGCGTACAAAATATTCATATAAATTTAAATTACAAGTCGTGACAGACTATCTTGAAGGTAAAGGTTCTTTAGAAACCATTGCCTATAAATATGGTTTAAGAAATACTTTTCAAGTATCGGACTGGGTGTTCAAGTATAATAATGGAAAACTGTTGAAGGATGGCTCACCAAGAAAGAAGAATTCCATTATGAAAAAAAAGATAACCTTTGAAGAACGTATCGAAATCGTAGAGTATGTCGTTAAGGGCAAACATACTTATAAGGAAGCTGCAGAAAAGTATTCCATATCTTATCAACAAGTTCGTTCTTGGGTTTTAAAATCCAAGGACGGCGGTTATAAAGCTTTGATCGATGGCCGGGGCCATCACAAAGCAAAAGATGACTTAACAGAATTAGATAAAGCGCATTTAAAAATCAGAGAATTGGAATCCCAATTAAAAGACCAAAAATTAATTGAGGAATTCGCAAAAAAATTGCAAGAAATTCAGCACAGGGGGTGA